A window of the Desulfomonilaceae bacterium genome harbors these coding sequences:
- a CDS encoding carboxyl transferase domain-containing protein — MRPYFEKMAEIGKPLPESKIREGAENLAKIREVEQELEKEVSKKRLAGLPEKKINDRGQLTVFQRLERLVDPGSWRPLHTIFNPADNEESSTGVVDGLGKIKGKGAVKVGFDNKVMAGAWVQGQAANILRVTDLAKRLRLPLVWLVNCSGVKLTEQQEVYPDRRGGGATFFRHAELEKLGIPVLAGIYGTNPAGGGYHGISPTILLAHKDCNIAVGGGGIVSGMSPKGFFDLDGAESLINATRHFKEVPPGSVGIHYDETGFFKRVFETEEALLDGLREYMSFMPAYDPRFFRVAAPAEPKFGGEDLNYIVPMNQKAIYNFADILARLTDNSEHMEFRPAYGPEVYTGLAKIDGFVVGIIGNKQGFLGQGYPEYAPYPGIGGKLYRQGLIKMNEFVTLCGRDRVPIVWFQDTSGIDVGDIAEKAELLGLGQSLIYSIEQTNVPMMLFVLRKGTAAAHYIMGGPTANNHCAFTLGTPASEIYVMHGETASAASFARRLVKEKDAGRPLDPIIDKMNALAKQYYDQSRPVYCAKRGFVDEVVSFTKMRDYMVAFAGCAYQNPDSICPHHQMIIPRIIRG, encoded by the coding sequence ATGAGACCGTACTTCGAAAAGATGGCGGAAATTGGAAAGCCACTTCCGGAATCCAAGATACGTGAAGGCGCCGAAAATCTGGCGAAAATTCGTGAGGTCGAGCAGGAACTGGAAAAAGAAGTCTCCAAGAAGCGATTAGCCGGGCTACCTGAAAAGAAGATTAACGATCGAGGCCAGCTTACAGTTTTTCAGAGGTTGGAGCGTCTCGTAGATCCAGGCTCGTGGCGACCTCTTCATACCATTTTTAACCCGGCAGACAATGAAGAAAGCAGCACCGGGGTTGTTGATGGGCTGGGCAAGATCAAGGGGAAAGGGGCGGTAAAAGTCGGATTCGACAACAAGGTTATGGCAGGAGCATGGGTTCAAGGACAGGCGGCTAATATCCTAAGGGTCACTGATCTGGCCAAGAGATTGAGACTGCCTTTGGTATGGCTCGTTAACTGCTCCGGAGTAAAGCTCACCGAACAGCAGGAAGTTTACCCTGATCGCAGAGGCGGTGGAGCGACATTCTTTCGTCACGCCGAACTGGAGAAACTGGGTATTCCCGTTCTCGCAGGAATTTATGGCACCAATCCCGCAGGTGGCGGCTATCATGGCATCAGTCCCACAATATTGCTGGCCCACAAGGACTGTAATATCGCTGTCGGCGGCGGAGGGATAGTAAGCGGTATGAGCCCTAAAGGCTTTTTTGATCTTGATGGGGCGGAATCACTAATCAACGCCACGCGTCATTTCAAGGAAGTCCCTCCTGGTAGCGTAGGAATCCACTATGATGAAACCGGTTTCTTTAAGCGAGTTTTTGAAACCGAGGAAGCGTTGCTGGACGGCCTGCGCGAATACATGAGTTTCATGCCGGCCTATGATCCAAGATTCTTCAGGGTTGCGGCGCCTGCGGAACCAAAATTTGGCGGCGAGGATCTCAACTACATCGTCCCGATGAATCAGAAGGCTATATATAATTTTGCGGATATTTTGGCGAGGCTGACTGATAACAGCGAACACATGGAATTCAGACCCGCTTACGGTCCTGAGGTCTACACGGGACTGGCCAAGATTGACGGTTTTGTTGTCGGCATTATTGGGAACAAGCAGGGTTTTCTGGGACAGGGCTATCCTGAGTATGCGCCGTATCCTGGTATCGGGGGTAAGCTCTATCGTCAGGGTCTCATAAAGATGAATGAATTTGTCACACTGTGCGGTAGAGATAGAGTTCCTATTGTGTGGTTTCAGGACACTTCCGGGATCGACGTGGGAGATATTGCCGAAAAGGCTGAATTGCTTGGACTTGGACAATCCCTGATCTATTCAATTGAGCAAACTAATGTGCCGATGATGCTCTTCGTTTTACGGAAAGGAACGGCGGCGGCTCATTATATCATGGGAGGGCCTACTGCTAACAACCACTGCGCTTTCACGCTGGGCACACCCGCCAGTGAAATATACGTCATGCATGGGGAAACAGCCTCAGCGGCCTCGTTCGCAAGGCGTTTGGTCAAGGAAAAGGACGCCGGCAGACCATTGGATCCGATTATTGATAAAATGAACGCGTTGGCGAAGCAGTATTACGATCAATCCCGACCAGTATACTGCGCAAAACGGGGATTCGTCGATGAAGTGGTGTCGTTTACCAAAATGAGGGATTATATGGTAGCCTTCGCCGGTTGCGCGTATCAAAATCCTGATTCGATATGTCCTCATCATCAGATGATCATTCCAAGAATAATCAGGGGATAA
- a CDS encoding rubrerythrin family protein, whose protein sequence is MSETEKNLQEAFAGESQANRKYLAFAKKAEQENMKGVAKLFRAAAAAETVHAHNHLEVLKGVGSTLDNLKAAFGGEHHEFTTMYPAFLQTAKAEKNTAALKSFHWANEVEKIHGALYEKAIQAVESGAVLEEKNYYICEKCGYTIADSAPDKCPVCGAKKSEFFLAD, encoded by the coding sequence ATGAGTGAAACTGAGAAAAACTTGCAGGAAGCTTTCGCTGGGGAATCACAAGCCAACAGGAAGTATTTGGCTTTTGCGAAAAAGGCCGAACAGGAAAACATGAAGGGCGTAGCCAAACTATTCAGGGCCGCCGCGGCTGCGGAAACTGTTCATGCTCACAATCACCTGGAGGTTCTCAAAGGAGTTGGCTCTACCCTGGACAATCTCAAAGCCGCTTTTGGCGGCGAGCATCACGAGTTTACTACAATGTATCCTGCGTTTCTCCAAACAGCCAAGGCAGAGAAAAACACCGCCGCTCTGAAAAGTTTCCATTGGGCTAATGAAGTGGAAAAAATCCACGGAGCCCTTTATGAAAAAGCAATTCAGGCGGTCGAATCAGGCGCCGTCTTGGAGGAGAAAAATTACTACATATGCGAAAAATGTGGATATACTATAGCTGATTCAGCGCCGGACAAGTGTCCTGTTTGCGGCGCGAAAAAGAGTGAATTTTTCCTGGCTGACTAG
- a CDS encoding citrate/2-methylcitrate synthase — MAQTVEVKNIGLRGVTVADTKISFIDGNQGILIYRGYRIEELAERSTFPETAFLLLNGYLPSPEELMMFEQILADNSEVPDYIYDCLKKLPHDANPMDTLQACVPMLATADPDIKDDNRQANLKMAMRLIARLPVVVAAWHRISHGLNPLPYDASLSHAGNFLWRLTGEKPDPKTAEDLDCCLILHADHTFNASTFACREVCSTRAHMYAAVAAGVGALSGSLHGGANTKVMEMLLAIQHEPDVSGWIRRRIEGGEKIMGLGHAVYKTMDPRAKYLKPMATRLAKAKNMEKWDELSKLIESVSIEEFDKRGKSEIRPNVDFYSAPVYFMMGIPKDLFTPIFAISRIAGWCSHIIEEKFGEAQEKPMLYRPQAEYVGNYCGLMGCEYSPLKER, encoded by the coding sequence ATGGCACAAACTGTAGAGGTAAAGAATATCGGCCTTAGGGGCGTCACGGTGGCTGACACAAAAATCAGCTTCATTGACGGCAATCAGGGGATACTAATATATCGCGGCTATAGAATCGAAGAGCTTGCCGAAAGATCGACATTTCCGGAAACCGCTTTCCTTCTGTTGAATGGCTATCTCCCCAGTCCTGAAGAATTGATGATGTTCGAACAGATCCTTGCGGATAATTCGGAAGTCCCAGATTACATCTATGATTGCCTCAAGAAGCTTCCGCATGACGCCAATCCTATGGACACGCTTCAGGCGTGTGTCCCCATGCTGGCAACCGCTGATCCGGACATAAAGGATGATAATCGCCAGGCCAACCTCAAAATGGCTATGAGGCTTATCGCCCGATTGCCAGTGGTAGTGGCGGCCTGGCACAGGATTAGTCACGGTCTGAATCCCTTACCCTACGATGCTTCCCTTTCGCATGCCGGAAATTTCCTGTGGCGATTGACTGGCGAAAAACCTGACCCGAAAACAGCGGAAGATCTGGACTGCTGCCTGATTTTGCATGCAGACCACACGTTCAACGCATCCACTTTTGCGTGCAGAGAGGTTTGTTCAACCAGGGCGCACATGTACGCGGCTGTTGCAGCCGGAGTAGGGGCGCTTTCGGGAAGTCTTCATGGCGGAGCCAATACAAAAGTGATGGAGATGCTTCTGGCGATTCAACATGAACCCGATGTGTCAGGTTGGATCAGAAGAAGGATAGAAGGCGGAGAAAAGATAATGGGACTGGGTCACGCTGTTTATAAGACCATGGATCCCAGAGCCAAATATCTCAAGCCAATGGCCACTCGCCTGGCCAAAGCCAAAAATATGGAAAAATGGGATGAGTTGTCCAAGCTTATAGAAAGTGTGTCTATTGAGGAATTCGATAAGCGCGGCAAAAGCGAGATTCGTCCTAACGTAGATTTCTATAGCGCTCCCGTGTACTTCATGATGGGAATCCCCAAAGACCTGTTCACTCCGATTTTTGCCATCTCAAGGATAGCAGGTTGGTGCAGCCACATTATTGAGGAAAAATTCGGAGAAGCCCAGGAAAAACCCATGCTATACAGGCCACAAGCTGAGTACGTCGGCAACTACTGCGGTCTTATGGGTTGTGAATACTCGCCTTTGAAAGAAAGGTGA
- the sdhA gene encoding succinate dehydrogenase flavoprotein subunit, producing the protein MEFLFDVLVVGSGLAGLRAALEIPTSLKVGLVSKVFPTRSHSGAAQGGIGAALGNEEPDSWEWHMYDTVKGGDYLTDQDAAETLARDAARAVYELEHLGVPFDRTTAGKIAQRAFGGHTRNYGEGPVKRSCYAADRTGRVVLDTLFGKALERKIHIFSEIYMVDLLVEGGKAAGIITYELATGAVHTVRAKALLIATGGFGRVYKTNSNCFSNTGDGVYLSHRAGVPLEDMEFVQFHPTGIYPLGVLISEAARGEGGVLKNGLGNSFMTDYAPTLKDLAPRDVVSRAIDTEIRAGRGVNGKDYVHLDLTSLGAEKIQEKLSDISSFARIYLGVDTATQPIPVTPTCHYMMGGIPTDLNGRVLNKEGLPLTGLYAAGEAACVSVHGANRLGTNSLLDLVVFGRRAGRAITEDIETLSDPSPVKDAQVRVEARIKAIKDGNGAKPSDLRTRMQLIMTDCCSVFRNQTDMERGLEEIRGLKDKYRSVSIDNKGANYNTDLLDAIELESLLGLAEVILVSALSRTESRGAHYREDYPERDDHNCLKHTLVTAGSDGLEISFKPVKITKFQPKARKF; encoded by the coding sequence ATGGAATTTTTGTTTGATGTGTTGGTAGTAGGATCAGGGTTGGCCGGCCTTAGGGCTGCGCTGGAAATACCCACGAGTTTAAAAGTCGGATTGGTGAGCAAGGTCTTCCCGACCAGATCTCATTCCGGAGCCGCTCAGGGCGGAATTGGAGCCGCTCTGGGTAACGAGGAGCCTGATTCCTGGGAATGGCACATGTATGACACGGTAAAAGGTGGAGACTACCTTACCGATCAGGACGCCGCTGAAACACTGGCAAGAGACGCAGCCAGAGCAGTTTACGAACTTGAACATTTGGGGGTCCCGTTTGATAGAACCACAGCGGGCAAAATTGCTCAAAGAGCTTTTGGAGGACACACAAGGAACTATGGTGAGGGGCCTGTAAAGAGATCGTGCTACGCAGCGGACCGCACCGGCCGAGTAGTTCTGGATACACTTTTCGGAAAAGCTTTGGAAAGAAAAATTCACATCTTTTCTGAAATTTACATGGTAGATCTTCTTGTCGAAGGTGGAAAGGCGGCTGGAATAATTACTTACGAACTTGCCACAGGGGCTGTGCATACAGTTAGGGCAAAGGCGCTCCTGATTGCTACTGGAGGGTTCGGAAGAGTCTACAAGACTAATTCAAACTGTTTTTCCAACACCGGAGACGGGGTTTATCTGAGCCATAGAGCTGGAGTCCCCTTGGAGGACATGGAATTTGTTCAGTTCCACCCAACAGGTATATATCCTTTAGGTGTTCTGATTAGTGAGGCGGCCAGAGGGGAGGGCGGTGTTTTGAAAAACGGTCTGGGGAATAGCTTTATGACTGATTATGCCCCTACGTTAAAAGATTTGGCTCCTCGGGATGTGGTTTCTCGCGCCATAGACACTGAAATTCGGGCGGGTAGAGGCGTCAATGGGAAAGATTACGTGCATCTCGATCTGACAAGTCTCGGGGCCGAGAAAATTCAGGAAAAGCTTTCCGATATTTCATCTTTCGCTAGGATCTACCTCGGTGTGGATACAGCGACCCAGCCCATTCCAGTTACTCCTACCTGTCACTACATGATGGGTGGAATCCCCACGGATCTCAACGGACGAGTTCTGAATAAGGAAGGCCTCCCATTGACAGGACTTTACGCCGCTGGGGAAGCGGCCTGTGTATCGGTTCACGGGGCTAATCGACTTGGCACAAATTCACTTCTTGATCTAGTGGTCTTCGGCAGAAGGGCAGGGCGGGCCATAACAGAGGACATAGAAACTTTGAGCGACCCCTCTCCTGTAAAAGATGCGCAAGTTAGAGTTGAAGCCAGGATAAAAGCAATCAAGGATGGCAACGGTGCTAAGCCTTCGGACCTTCGAACCAGAATGCAATTAATCATGACCGATTGCTGCTCCGTCTTCAGGAACCAGACGGATATGGAGAGAGGGCTGGAGGAAATACGGGGCCTAAAGGATAAGTATCGATCAGTTTCCATAGATAACAAAGGCGCCAATTACAATACAGACCTGCTTGACGCTATCGAACTGGAATCCCTACTTGGGTTAGCCGAGGTTATCCTGGTGTCAGCCCTGAGCCGGACCGAAAGCAGAGGCGCTCACTACCGGGAAGATTATCCGGAACGCGACGATCATAACTGCCTCAAGCACACTCTGGTTACAGCAGGATCCGATGGTCTTGAAATATCATTCAAGCCGGTGAAAATAACGAAGTTTCAGCCAAAGGCAAGGAAATTCTGA
- a CDS encoding succinate dehydrogenase iron-sulfur subunit, with translation MKVTLRIFRFDPSVDEAPYYQNYNVEAEPYERVLDCLNKIKWDQDGTLAYRMSCAHGVCGSDAMKINGRCALACQKLVRECEADFILVEPLPSFTVLKDLIVDLNQFFERVNFIRPFLVAGEVPEKERLQTPEERKKMGKSIRCILCACCTAACPVANENENFLGPAPLVQAFRRIFDSRDIQKTQRLEQLDVEDGVWACLNHYECTRVCPKEIPVTKYINITKGEIKKVIGAPPE, from the coding sequence ATGAAAGTAACCCTTCGCATATTCAGGTTTGATCCTTCAGTAGACGAAGCCCCTTACTATCAAAATTATAATGTTGAAGCGGAACCTTATGAGCGTGTGCTCGACTGCCTCAATAAAATCAAATGGGATCAGGATGGGACTCTGGCCTATCGAATGTCTTGCGCTCATGGTGTGTGCGGATCCGACGCCATGAAAATCAATGGGCGATGCGCTCTTGCCTGTCAAAAACTTGTGAGAGAATGCGAGGCGGATTTCATCCTTGTAGAGCCATTGCCGTCATTTACTGTCCTTAAGGATCTCATCGTGGATCTCAACCAGTTCTTCGAAAGAGTAAATTTTATACGTCCTTTTTTAGTTGCCGGCGAAGTTCCGGAAAAGGAGCGTTTGCAAACTCCCGAAGAACGCAAGAAGATGGGGAAGTCTATTAGATGTATTCTTTGCGCATGTTGCACTGCGGCGTGCCCGGTAGCTAACGAAAATGAGAATTTTCTGGGACCAGCGCCACTGGTACAAGCGTTTCGTCGTATATTTGACTCAAGAGACATTCAGAAGACACAACGCCTTGAGCAACTCGATGTCGAAGACGGAGTTTGGGCCTGTCTGAATCATTACGAGTGTACTAGAGTCTGCCCTAAAGAAATCCCAGTGACCAAATACATTAACATTACAAAAGGTGAAATTAAGAAAGTAATCGGGGCGCCACCGGAGTAA
- the ubiE gene encoding bifunctional demethylmenaquinone methyltransferase/2-methoxy-6-polyprenyl-1,4-benzoquinol methylase UbiE: MTADQNRDMFNYIAPYYDGANLILSIGLDQRWRRQAVRCLNPHQDYLYLDVGCGTGDISFEILRQNRQARIIGIDSSLGMLEIGWKKIRRLGLESQISFREGDCLDLEFPDNTFDGAISVFCVRNVTDHKRAFGEIVRVLKPESKLVIMELTEPDGPIMKPLFRIYSKTVMPLVTKIMSSVSAYKYLADSMAAFPRPERIKDEMSGAGLEDVRYFQITGGIVTVYHGIKAISYP, encoded by the coding sequence ATGACAGCCGATCAGAACAGGGACATGTTCAACTATATCGCCCCTTATTATGATGGAGCCAATCTCATCCTATCCATAGGCCTCGACCAAAGATGGCGACGTCAGGCCGTCAGATGTCTTAACCCGCATCAGGATTATCTTTATCTAGATGTGGGATGTGGAACAGGGGATATAAGTTTTGAGATACTTAGACAAAATCGTCAAGCTCGGATCATAGGGATTGACTCGTCCCTGGGTATGTTGGAGATAGGCTGGAAAAAGATACGTAGATTGGGACTTGAATCGCAAATTTCATTTCGGGAGGGAGACTGTTTGGATCTGGAGTTCCCGGACAATACATTTGACGGAGCGATATCCGTGTTTTGCGTTAGAAACGTGACCGACCACAAGCGGGCTTTCGGCGAAATTGTCAGAGTGCTCAAGCCGGAGTCCAAACTGGTAATAATGGAACTTACCGAACCTGATGGCCCGATAATGAAACCTCTCTTTCGGATTTACTCTAAAACCGTAATGCCTTTGGTTACGAAAATAATGTCTTCAGTTTCCGCTTATAAATACCTTGCCGATTCCATGGCGGCTTTCCCAAGACCTGAAAGGATAAAGGATGAGATGTCAGGCGCAGGCCTGGAGGATGTTCGGTATTTTCAGATCACAGGAGGAATCGTGACTGTTTACCACGGAATAAAAGCAATTTCCTATCCTTAG
- a CDS encoding glutamate synthase, translated as MRTSEYANQILASRIREMGMSDFTKLNKGEDEGGCGVTGFASTIPLAGRHIFEPSSRMHNRGNGKGGGIAAVGMDPNKLGVSREVLDSHYMLHIALLEPQCLASLKDSFIAPFFDVAKEEVLDHLSDFRELEGLEVKPPDIWRAFVRVKPTVIKEFAAKNGLKGLSERMLEDEFVSRNSVQLNKQFYSSLGEKQAFVLSHGRNVMILKIVGYAENVVRYYKLDDFPAHVWIAHQRYPTRGRVWHPGGAHPFTGLNEALVHNGDFANYHATCDYLKQRGYVPQFMTDTEVSVMLFDLWNRVYGYPLEVIIEALAPTGELDFDLLPPEKQALYEAVQSTHIQASPDGPWFFIIARNIPDQNTFQLIGITDTAMLRPQVFSIYDGEAQIGLICSEKQAIDATLRSISSEDPRFCPVADKYWNARGGSSSDGGAFMFNVSKTGNGGHELRCYDKFGHEVAAEKRQSMDITQLVAKPQDSEDISEKLQHALIQKEAHAIFRLFEKEASVWDYNTIRWVLSELTKKAIKNKDNVPTVIESLTLLLDRRVPLGIKKRSALVQVLIDRLNEIFRSLPKITETTKIGHYSLIDASNRSGLRPPIAVERILVIDGKDFDPEGDKCDAVLLADAYRLGWRKFIVFDLRGQRFEGCGFGSMTSGVRMDLFGSSGDYTASGIDGMEIYIHGNAQDQIAQIMKDGLLVIHGDVGQCFMYGAKGGSVYVLGNAAGRPLINAAGHPRVVINGTALDFLAESFMAGDPLNGGGFVILNGLTMNEDGVISFLDRPYPGSNLFSLASGGAIYVRDPHRLIVAEQLNGGSLADLSQEDWQLILPYLKENEKHFGISVEQLLTVDGVALEPKTVYRKVVAVPLSVLTQIPSTDDSVWDADAA; from the coding sequence ATGCGCACATCAGAATATGCTAATCAAATACTGGCTTCCCGAATCCGTGAAATGGGAATGTCGGACTTTACAAAGTTGAATAAAGGAGAAGACGAGGGAGGTTGTGGAGTTACTGGCTTCGCTTCAACTATTCCTCTGGCCGGACGTCACATTTTTGAACCCTCTTCCCGGATGCACAACAGAGGAAACGGCAAGGGAGGGGGAATCGCTGCTGTAGGTATGGACCCTAATAAGTTAGGTGTAAGTCGCGAAGTTCTTGATTCACATTACATGCTTCATATCGCCCTTCTCGAACCCCAGTGTCTCGCTTCTCTTAAAGATTCATTTATAGCTCCATTCTTTGACGTCGCCAAAGAGGAAGTATTGGATCATTTGTCCGACTTCCGTGAGCTTGAAGGGCTGGAAGTCAAGCCGCCTGATATCTGGCGGGCGTTTGTGAGAGTCAAACCCACCGTGATAAAAGAATTCGCGGCTAAAAATGGTCTTAAGGGTTTGTCGGAACGAATGCTTGAAGATGAGTTTGTTAGCCGAAACTCCGTTCAATTGAACAAACAGTTTTATAGTTCACTAGGAGAAAAGCAAGCATTCGTACTGTCTCATGGTCGGAACGTCATGATCCTGAAAATAGTAGGCTATGCCGAAAACGTTGTGCGTTATTATAAACTGGATGATTTTCCCGCCCACGTCTGGATAGCTCATCAGCGTTATCCTACCAGGGGGAGAGTCTGGCACCCGGGAGGCGCTCATCCGTTTACCGGGCTAAATGAAGCGCTTGTGCACAACGGAGACTTCGCAAATTACCACGCGACTTGCGATTATTTAAAGCAGAGAGGCTACGTGCCTCAGTTTATGACCGACACTGAAGTCAGCGTCATGCTTTTCGACTTATGGAATCGCGTTTACGGTTATCCGTTGGAAGTCATAATTGAAGCCTTGGCTCCTACAGGAGAATTGGACTTCGACCTTCTGCCTCCGGAAAAACAGGCCCTGTATGAAGCTGTGCAGTCCACACATATTCAGGCCTCTCCTGACGGCCCATGGTTCTTTATCATAGCTCGAAATATTCCAGACCAAAACACTTTTCAATTGATAGGCATTACCGATACAGCGATGCTAAGGCCACAGGTGTTTTCCATATATGACGGAGAAGCCCAGATTGGGTTGATATGTTCCGAAAAACAGGCCATAGACGCCACGCTTAGGTCTATTTCCTCTGAAGACCCTCGGTTTTGCCCGGTTGCCGATAAGTATTGGAACGCGAGAGGTGGTTCTTCTAGTGATGGCGGAGCGTTCATGTTCAACGTGAGCAAAACAGGTAATGGAGGACACGAACTTCGCTGTTATGACAAATTTGGGCATGAAGTAGCCGCTGAGAAGCGGCAGTCGATGGATATTACACAGTTAGTCGCTAAGCCGCAGGACTCTGAAGATATTTCTGAGAAACTGCAACACGCCCTGATTCAAAAAGAAGCCCACGCAATTTTTAGGCTGTTCGAAAAGGAAGCGTCAGTTTGGGACTACAATACGATACGTTGGGTTCTTTCGGAACTGACAAAAAAGGCAATCAAGAACAAAGATAACGTTCCCACTGTAATTGAGTCCTTAACCCTGTTGCTGGACAGACGAGTTCCCTTGGGGATCAAGAAACGGTCCGCTCTAGTCCAGGTTTTAATTGACAGGCTCAACGAGATTTTCAGGTCTTTGCCGAAGATTACCGAGACCACCAAGATAGGTCATTACAGCCTTATCGACGCGTCTAACAGATCAGGTCTTCGTCCTCCGATCGCTGTAGAGAGAATCCTGGTTATAGACGGTAAAGATTTTGACCCTGAAGGCGACAAATGCGACGCAGTGTTGTTAGCAGACGCATATAGGCTAGGGTGGAGAAAATTTATAGTGTTCGATCTTAGAGGTCAGCGCTTTGAAGGCTGTGGATTTGGCTCCATGACTTCAGGGGTTAGAATGGATCTCTTTGGATCCTCCGGCGATTATACGGCCAGTGGCATAGATGGTATGGAAATCTACATCCACGGTAACGCCCAGGACCAGATAGCGCAAATCATGAAAGATGGACTTTTGGTCATTCATGGTGATGTAGGACAGTGCTTCATGTATGGCGCCAAGGGTGGATCGGTCTATGTTTTGGGCAATGCTGCCGGACGTCCCCTGATCAATGCTGCCGGACACCCAAGAGTTGTCATTAACGGAACCGCGCTGGATTTTTTGGCCGAGAGTTTCATGGCAGGAGACCCGCTGAACGGAGGCGGATTTGTTATATTGAATGGTTTGACCATGAATGAAGACGGAGTCATCAGTTTCCTCGACAGGCCTTATCCGGGATCCAACCTCTTTTCCCTAGCGTCCGGCGGCGCTATTTATGTCAGGGATCCACATCGCTTAATCGTCGCCGAACAACTAAACGGAGGTTCCCTGGCTGATTTGAGCCAAGAGGATTGGCAGCTCATTTTGCCCTATCTGAAGGAAAACGAAAAACATTTTGGCATATCAGTTGAACAGCTCCTGACAGTCGACGGAGTCGCGCTTGAGCCAAAGACCGTTTACAGAAAAGTGGTCGCTGTTCCTCTATCAGTGTTGACTCAGATTCCAAGCACTGATGATTCAGTCTGGGACGCTGACGCCGCATGA
- a CDS encoding glutamate synthase-related protein yields the protein MHYRNIWNETPQPNVKHTPSRFGRALGKYTVRVLDACTDCLKCVAVCPQGVFQTRGNRLTAPLDHFCLGRDCANKANRCVKNCPADAIRVGLNPSSKALGDFRWTPDLLMSTWHMAETGKLPPNDLEYRIGGSEGGFDKIRFRFPETPPIPDMDRSEIDTSVPLNKKSDGRFDIVIPIPIYGGGMSFGSVSQITMLSRIRAFAAWGSFTCTGEGGYPEALYPFDDHIITQVATGLFGVKEETIQRVKIVEFKYAQGAKPGLGGHLLGPKVTEAVARIRETVPGSSLFSPFPFHSVYSVEDHKKHIDWIKAINPKGLVSVKVSTPSDVDMVAVGSYYAGAHIVHLDGSYGGTGAAPDVAKKNIAMPIEYAIPKVHNFLVNEGVRDSITLIASGGIRTAFDIAKAIALGADGVVTGTPELVALECVRCHNCESGRGCARGIATTDLELVGLMELEWGTQRIINMLSCWRDQLREILYRLGLRSVRELVGKTEVLTHLDYSSSSTDDDIRSSLV from the coding sequence ATGCATTATAGGAATATATGGAACGAGACGCCGCAACCCAATGTCAAGCACACCCCTTCGCGTTTTGGAAGGGCGCTGGGCAAATACACGGTGAGAGTTCTGGATGCTTGCACTGACTGTTTAAAGTGCGTTGCAGTATGTCCCCAAGGTGTATTCCAGACTAGGGGAAATCGTTTGACAGCGCCTCTCGATCATTTCTGTCTTGGACGTGACTGCGCTAACAAAGCTAACCGATGTGTTAAGAACTGTCCCGCAGACGCCATAAGGGTCGGACTAAATCCCAGCTCTAAAGCCTTAGGAGACTTTCGTTGGACCCCTGATCTGCTTATGAGCACATGGCATATGGCTGAAACAGGGAAACTTCCTCCAAATGATCTGGAATACCGTATTGGGGGATCTGAAGGGGGATTCGATAAAATCCGTTTTCGATTTCCCGAGACTCCGCCGATTCCTGATATGGATCGATCCGAAATAGACACATCCGTCCCGCTGAATAAGAAGAGCGACGGGCGATTTGACATAGTGATACCTATCCCGATCTATGGTGGTGGGATGTCGTTTGGCTCGGTCAGCCAAATAACGATGTTGAGTAGAATCAGGGCCTTTGCGGCTTGGGGCTCCTTCACGTGTACAGGCGAAGGAGGATACCCCGAAGCGCTCTACCCCTTTGACGACCACATTATAACTCAGGTCGCCACAGGTCTTTTCGGGGTCAAAGAAGAGACCATACAACGAGTAAAAATCGTTGAATTCAAATACGCCCAAGGAGCAAAGCCGGGTCTTGGCGGTCACTTGCTAGGCCCGAAAGTGACTGAGGCGGTTGCTCGAATTCGAGAGACTGTCCCTGGTTCTTCCCTCTTTAGCCCCTTCCCCTTCCATTCTGTATACTCTGTTGAAGATCACAAGAAACACATTGATTGGATTAAGGCTATCAATCCGAAAGGTTTGGTGTCCGTCAAGGTATCCACTCCATCTGATGTGGACATGGTGGCTGTTGGTTCATACTACGCCGGGGCCCACATTGTCCATCTCGATGGGTCTTATGGAGGAACCGGCGCTGCGCCGGATGTGGCAAAAAAGAATATTGCTATGCCGATAGAGTACGCAATTCCAAAAGTACACAACTTCCTTGTAAATGAAGGTGTAAGGGATTCGATAACGTTGATAGCTTCCGGGGGTATTCGCACGGCTTTCGACATAGCCAAGGCAATAGCTCTAGGCGCTGACGGCGTGGTAACAGGGACTCCCGAACTTGTGGCTTTGGAATGCGTAAGGTGCCACAACTGCGAAAGCGGTAGAGGTTGCGCTAGAGGAATAGCCACCACTGACCTGGAACTTGTGGGGTTGATGGAGCTTGAGTGGGGCACTCAGCGGATCATCAATATGCTGAGTTGTTGGAGGGATCAACTCCGAGAAATTCTTTACAGACTGGGTCTGCGAAGTGTCAGAGAACTGGTTGGGAAAACTGAAGTTTTAACTCACTTGGATTATAGCTCCTCCAGTACCGATGACGATATCCGATCCAGCTTGGTTTGA